In a single window of the Ancylobacter polymorphus genome:
- a CDS encoding ABC transporter substrate-binding protein — MSKKTTDRARAAGAKGVSRRGLLKGAAALGGLAVGGQAVTGFPTIWAQNPITLRQFGTGVSNLNAIAEKCKADLGITLQMTALDSDAVSQRVVTQANSFDIADIEYWICKKVFAAGTLQPMDVTKIKYYDQIVPIFTTGKLTPESKIAQGTAPNTVGFVEGPDSKKFAAAPTQWMTLIPTIYNADTLGIRPDLVGRPIKNWKDILDPAFKGKTSIINIPSIGIMDAAMICESAGIIKYGDKGNMTKAEIDTTIDFLIKTKKAGQFRAFWKTFDESVNLMASGEVVIQSMWSPAVAAVRSKGVACVYQPLEEGYRAWGGGLGIAKHLKGAQLDAAYEYINWYLSGWVGAYLNRQGYYSAVLSTAEKNMTPDEWAFWMLGQPAKADILSPEGKVMYTAGAVRDGGSFEQRMGAVACWNSVMDEDRYMVRRWNEFIAA, encoded by the coding sequence ATGAGCAAGAAGACCACGGATCGCGCCAGAGCCGCCGGCGCCAAGGGCGTCAGCCGCCGCGGCCTGCTGAAGGGCGCGGCGGCGCTGGGCGGCCTCGCCGTCGGCGGGCAGGCGGTCACCGGCTTCCCGACCATCTGGGCGCAGAACCCGATCACGCTGCGCCAGTTCGGCACCGGCGTGTCGAACCTCAACGCCATCGCCGAGAAGTGCAAGGCCGACCTCGGCATCACCCTGCAGATGACCGCGCTCGATTCCGACGCGGTGTCGCAGCGCGTGGTGACGCAGGCCAATTCCTTCGATATCGCCGATATCGAGTACTGGATCTGCAAGAAGGTGTTCGCCGCCGGCACGCTGCAGCCCATGGATGTGACCAAGATCAAATATTACGACCAGATCGTGCCGATCTTCACCACCGGCAAGCTGACCCCGGAATCGAAGATCGCGCAGGGCACCGCGCCCAACACGGTCGGCTTCGTCGAGGGCCCGGATTCCAAGAAGTTCGCCGCCGCGCCGACCCAGTGGATGACGCTGATCCCCACCATCTACAACGCCGACACGCTCGGCATCCGCCCCGACCTCGTCGGTCGGCCGATCAAGAACTGGAAGGACATTCTCGACCCCGCCTTCAAGGGCAAGACCTCGATCATCAACATTCCGTCCATCGGCATCATGGACGCGGCGATGATCTGCGAGAGCGCCGGCATCATCAAATATGGCGACAAGGGCAACATGACCAAGGCGGAGATCGACACCACGATCGATTTCCTGATCAAGACCAAGAAGGCCGGCCAGTTCCGCGCCTTCTGGAAGACCTTCGACGAGAGCGTGAACCTCATGGCCTCGGGCGAGGTGGTGATCCAGTCCATGTGGTCGCCGGCGGTGGCGGCGGTGCGCTCCAAGGGCGTGGCCTGCGTCTACCAGCCGCTGGAAGAAGGCTATCGCGCCTGGGGCGGCGGCCTCGGCATCGCCAAGCACCTGAAGGGCGCGCAGCTCGACGCCGCCTATGAATATATCAACTGGTATCTCTCCGGCTGGGTCGGCGCCTATCTCAACCGGCAGGGCTATTACTCCGCCGTTCTCTCCACCGCCGAGAAGAACATGACGCCGGATGAATGGGCGTTCTGGATGCTTGGCCAGCCGGCCAAGGCCGACATCCTCTCGCCGGAGGGCAAGGTAATGTACACGGCCGGCGCGGTGCGCGACGGCGGCTCCTTCGAGCAGCGCATGGGCGCGGTGGCGTGCTGGAACTCGGTGATGGACGAGGACCGCTACATGGTCCGCCGCTGGAACGAGTTCATCGCCGCGTGA
- a CDS encoding ABC transporter ATP-binding protein, with amino-acid sequence MSKGAEIELIDVTKRYGQAMAVDHVSLKIPAGTYCCLLGPSGCGKTTTLRMIAGHESVTEGDIRLGPTVVTDLPPAKRGTAMMFQSYALFPHLDIVDNVAFSMKMKGVDKPTRRARAMEMLKLVQMEHLAERRPAQLSGGQQQRVALARALITDPQALLLDEPLSALDPFLKIKVRQELKKLQLQLGISFIHVTHSQEEAMALSDLVVVMNGGRIEQAGPPREVFNRPATAFVARFMGDHNVIAGRVTQLGGEEVTFEVPGGASFRAPTAPGLEPGAPVEIAVRTDRVTLGAGAMPGCGLTGLVQNIEYHGQKVQVALAAPGVSEFSVQVPETAFFAAPLSIGDAVPLGWTPQDVHILQPSPSA; translated from the coding sequence ATGAGCAAAGGCGCCGAGATCGAACTCATCGACGTGACCAAGCGCTATGGGCAGGCCATGGCGGTGGACCACGTCTCGCTGAAGATTCCGGCCGGCACCTATTGCTGCCTGCTCGGCCCTTCCGGCTGCGGCAAGACCACGACGCTGCGCATGATCGCCGGCCATGAGAGCGTGACGGAAGGCGACATCCGCCTCGGCCCCACCGTGGTCACGGACCTGCCGCCGGCCAAGCGCGGCACGGCGATGATGTTCCAGAGCTACGCGCTCTTCCCGCATCTCGACATCGTCGACAATGTCGCCTTCTCCATGAAGATGAAGGGGGTCGACAAGCCGACCCGCCGGGCGCGGGCCATGGAGATGCTGAAGCTGGTTCAGATGGAGCATCTGGCCGAGCGTCGTCCCGCCCAGCTCTCGGGCGGCCAGCAGCAGCGCGTGGCGCTCGCCCGCGCGCTGATCACCGATCCGCAGGCGCTGCTGCTCGACGAGCCGCTCTCCGCACTCGACCCTTTCCTCAAGATCAAGGTGCGGCAGGAGCTGAAGAAGCTGCAGCTTCAGCTCGGCATTTCCTTCATCCACGTCACCCACAGCCAGGAGGAGGCGATGGCGCTTTCCGACCTGGTGGTGGTGATGAATGGCGGGCGGATCGAGCAGGCGGGCCCGCCGCGCGAGGTGTTCAACCGCCCCGCCACCGCCTTCGTCGCCCGCTTCATGGGCGACCATAATGTGATCGCCGGCCGGGTGACGCAGCTCGGCGGCGAGGAGGTGACGTTCGAGGTGCCGGGCGGCGCCTCCTTCCGCGCCCCCACCGCGCCGGGGCTGGAGCCGGGCGCGCCGGTGGAGATCGCCGTGCGCACCGACCGTGTGACGCTCGGCGCCGGGGCGATGCCGGGGTGCGGCCTCACCGGCCTCGTGCAGAACATCGAATATCACGGCCAGAAGGTGCAGGTGGCGCTGGCCGCGCCTGGCGTGTCGGAATTCTCGGTTCAGGTGCCGGAAACCGCCTTCTTCGCCGCCCCGCTCAGCATCGGCGATGCCGTGCCGCTCGGCTGGACGCCGCAGGACGTTCACATCCTTCAGCCTTCGCCTTCCGCCTGA
- a CDS encoding Bug family tripartite tricarboxylate transporter substrate binding protein → MKRTLFAAAIAALAVALAPAGPVAAQDFPTRPVTLVIPFAAGGSTDLVGRLIAERMAAELGQPVVVENKGGAGGNLGAAQVAKASPDGYTILMGTVATHALNPALYKKMPYDPVTSFAPVSLLVVVPNVLVVNPDFPAKTTEELIALLKKDPGKYSYASSGNGTPLHLSGELFKSMADVDMQHIPYQGAGPALVDVLSGQVPIMFDNLPSSTSHIKSGKLRALGVTTAKRAPSFPDVPAIAEAVPGYETYTWNAVFAPAGTPPDVVAKLNAAANKALADPKVQARLADFSAVSVGSTPEELGEHVKKEIAKWAPIVKASGAQLD, encoded by the coding sequence ATGAAACGCACCCTTTTTGCCGCCGCCATCGCCGCGCTGGCCGTCGCGCTGGCCCCGGCCGGCCCGGTCGCCGCGCAGGATTTCCCCACCCGGCCGGTCACCTTGGTCATTCCCTTCGCCGCCGGCGGCTCCACCGATCTCGTCGGCCGGCTGATCGCCGAGCGCATGGCGGCGGAGCTGGGACAGCCCGTGGTGGTGGAGAACAAGGGCGGGGCCGGCGGCAATCTCGGCGCGGCGCAGGTCGCCAAGGCGAGCCCGGACGGCTACACCATTCTCATGGGCACGGTGGCCACCCATGCGCTGAACCCGGCGCTGTACAAGAAGATGCCCTATGACCCCGTCACCAGCTTCGCGCCGGTGTCGCTGCTGGTGGTGGTGCCCAACGTGCTGGTGGTGAACCCGGATTTCCCGGCCAAGACCACCGAGGAGCTGATCGCGCTGCTGAAGAAGGACCCGGGCAAGTACTCCTACGCCTCCTCCGGCAACGGCACGCCGCTGCATCTCTCCGGCGAGCTGTTCAAGAGCATGGCCGATGTCGACATGCAGCACATTCCCTATCAGGGCGCCGGCCCGGCGCTGGTCGATGTGCTCTCCGGCCAGGTGCCGATCATGTTCGACAACCTCCCCTCCTCCACCAGCCACATCAAATCCGGCAAGCTGCGGGCGCTGGGCGTGACCACGGCCAAGCGCGCGCCCTCCTTCCCCGATGTGCCGGCCATCGCGGAAGCCGTGCCGGGCTATGAGACCTACACCTGGAACGCCGTCTTCGCCCCCGCCGGCACGCCGCCGGATGTGGTCGCCAAGCTCAACGCCGCCGCCAACAAGGCGCTGGCCGACCCGAAGGTGCAGGCCCGCCTCGCGGATTTCAGCGCCGTCTCGGTCGGCTCGACGCCGGAGGAACTGGGCGAGCATGTGAAGAAGGAAATCGCCAAATGGGCGCCGATCGTGAAGGCGTCCGGCGCGCAGCTGGATTGA
- a CDS encoding URC4/urg3 family protein — MIPPELAALRSPAAVRARSHQVLDHVREGRSPHFTVDLAALDAVADYVAEVTRQDYPSLDIPYHSRWRHFDAGGVARWEALNPRLEGMDAAERARTMIDLAVVSVLLDAGAGDAWRYHEEETGLSIGRSEGLAVASLDMFAAGGFSADPDRPLRADASALIGLGAATLGRFFQVSEQNPLVGLAGRAALLNRLGAAVAARPDIFGPSGRPGGLYDTLAPQARIRRLPAEAILTALLDGLSVIWPSGLEVAGVALGDVGRHPAVRVADRSDQLVPFHKLSQWLTYSLLEPFEASGLAITDLDALTALPEYRNGGLLIDLGAVVPRAPLDPAHKHEVTSELVVEWRALTVALLDLLADRVRERLGLDAAQFPLAKLLQGGTWTAGRRIAAERRPPAGPPPLAIDADGTVF; from the coding sequence ATGATCCCCCCCGAACTCGCCGCCCTGCGCTCGCCTGCCGCCGTGCGGGCCCGCAGCCACCAGGTTCTCGACCATGTGCGGGAAGGGCGCTCGCCGCATTTCACCGTCGATCTCGCCGCGCTCGACGCGGTGGCTGACTATGTGGCTGAGGTGACGCGGCAGGACTATCCCAGTCTCGACATTCCCTATCACAGCCGTTGGAGGCACTTCGATGCCGGCGGCGTGGCGCGCTGGGAGGCGCTTAACCCCCGCCTTGAGGGTATGGACGCCGCCGAGCGGGCGCGCACCATGATCGACCTTGCCGTGGTCAGTGTGCTGCTCGACGCCGGGGCGGGGGACGCCTGGCGCTACCATGAGGAAGAGACGGGGCTTTCCATCGGCCGGTCCGAAGGGCTGGCGGTGGCGAGCCTCGACATGTTCGCGGCCGGCGGCTTCTCGGCCGATCCCGACCGGCCTTTGCGCGCCGATGCCTCCGCGCTGATCGGCCTCGGCGCGGCGACGCTCGGCCGGTTCTTTCAGGTGTCGGAGCAAAATCCGCTCGTGGGTCTCGCCGGCCGGGCGGCGCTGCTGAACCGGCTCGGCGCGGCGGTGGCGGCGCGGCCGGATATTTTCGGCCCGAGCGGACGGCCCGGCGGGCTCTATGACACGCTCGCCCCGCAGGCGCGGATTCGCCGGCTGCCGGCGGAAGCCATTCTCACAGCGCTGCTCGACGGGCTTTCCGTCATCTGGCCGTCCGGGCTGGAGGTGGCGGGGGTGGCGCTGGGCGATGTCGGGCGTCATCCGGCGGTGCGGGTGGCGGATCGCTCCGACCAGCTCGTGCCGTTTCACAAGCTGTCGCAATGGCTGACCTATTCCCTGCTGGAGCCGTTCGAGGCCTCCGGCCTCGCGATCACCGATCTCGACGCGCTCACCGCCTTGCCGGAATACCGCAATGGCGGGCTGCTGATCGATCTCGGCGCGGTGGTGCCGCGCGCACCGCTCGACCCCGCGCACAAGCACGAGGTGACATCTGAACTCGTGGTCGAGTGGCGGGCCCTGACCGTGGCGCTGTTGGACCTGCTGGCCGACCGGGTGCGCGAGCGGCTGGGGCTCGACGCCGCGCAATTCCCGCTCGCCAAGCTGCTGCAGGGCGGCACATGGACGGCAGGACGGCGCATCGCTGCGGAGCGGCGCCCGCCCGCCGGTCCGCCGCCGCTCGCCATCGACGCCGACGGCACGGTGTTCTGA
- a CDS encoding GTP cyclohydrolase II produces MSVNASAGGRSRNHIVLTSHGAPTGVAADGPALNWGAPDPALRGPVVATLTDPKRRNAIGTHAGGYSVYRALAIAAGALPADFKADLTNTAPSDIIGPHPQWGDPGKIVSLDPFGHMIGEAFGTEVAAGLDVRPSIAITRAHIDMPEIRDALRAGRLSIDGDIIGPKGDVRVTKAAIEPVWYLPGIAQRFGVSEGALRRALFEHTGGMFPELVTRGDLKVFLPPIGGMTLYLFGDPSKIGDGATPLACRVHDECNGSDVFSSDICTCRPYLAHGIEMCVEMAQKGGTGLVVYNRKEGRALGEVTKFLVYNARKRQEGGDLPETYFKRTECVAGVQDMRFQELMPDVFHWLGISKIDRFASMSDMKFNALARAGIEVVERVPIPAELIPPDARVEMEAKVSAGYYGVGFDSRFEETQGRGLEE; encoded by the coding sequence ATGTCCGTCAATGCCAGTGCAGGCGGTCGTTCCCGCAACCACATCGTCCTCACCTCCCATGGCGCGCCCACCGGCGTCGCGGCCGATGGCCCGGCGCTGAACTGGGGCGCGCCCGATCCGGCCCTGCGCGGGCCCGTGGTCGCCACCCTCACCGATCCCAAGCGCCGCAACGCCATCGGCACCCATGCCGGCGGCTATTCGGTCTATCGCGCGCTTGCCATCGCTGCCGGCGCCTTGCCGGCCGATTTCAAGGCCGACCTCACCAATACCGCGCCCTCCGACATCATCGGCCCGCATCCGCAATGGGGCGACCCCGGCAAGATCGTCTCGCTCGACCCGTTCGGCCACATGATCGGCGAGGCCTTCGGCACCGAGGTCGCGGCCGGGCTCGATGTGCGCCCGAGCATCGCCATCACCCGCGCCCATATCGACATGCCGGAAATCCGCGACGCTCTGCGCGCCGGGCGGCTGAGCATCGACGGCGACATTATCGGGCCGAAGGGCGATGTGCGCGTGACCAAGGCGGCGATCGAGCCGGTGTGGTACCTGCCGGGCATCGCGCAGCGCTTCGGTGTTTCCGAGGGCGCGCTGCGCCGGGCGCTGTTCGAGCACACGGGCGGCATGTTCCCGGAACTCGTCACCCGCGGCGATCTCAAGGTGTTCCTGCCGCCCATCGGCGGCATGACGCTCTATCTGTTCGGCGACCCCTCCAAGATCGGCGACGGCGCCACCCCGCTCGCCTGCCGGGTGCATGACGAGTGCAACGGTTCGGACGTGTTCTCCTCCGACATCTGCACCTGCCGTCCCTATCTCGCCCATGGCATCGAAATGTGCGTGGAGATGGCGCAGAAGGGCGGCACCGGCCTGGTGGTCTATAACCGCAAGGAAGGGCGCGCACTGGGCGAAGTCACCAAGTTCCTCGTCTACAATGCCCGCAAGCGGCAGGAGGGTGGCGACCTGCCCGAGACCTATTTCAAGCGCACCGAATGCGTCGCCGGCGTGCAGGACATGCGCTTCCAGGAACTGATGCCGGACGTGTTCCACTGGCTCGGCATCTCGAAGATCGACCGCTTCGCCTCGATGAGCGACATGAAGTTCAACGCGCTGGCCCGCGCCGGCATCGAGGTGGTGGAGCGCGTGCCGATCCCCGCCGAGCTGATCCCGCCCGATGCCCGCGTCGAGATGGAGGCGAAGGTCTCCGCCGGCTATTACGGCGTCGGCTTCGACAGCCGGTTCGAGGAGACGCAGGGTCGCGGGCTGGAGGAGTAA
- the upp gene encoding uracil phosphoribosyltransferase — protein MNAPTSPKAAVPSNTVVVDHPLIQHKLTLMRRSRTPANEFRLLLREISMLLAYEVTRDMPTETIEIETPLTTMQAPILAGKKLCLVSVLRAGGGILEGMLEILPAARVGHVGLYRDPVSLAAVEYYLKLPRDISERTAIVLDPMLATGNSAAAAVSEVKAAGCQSVKFVCLIAAPEGLKTLHDAHPDVPVYTAAVDSHLNDHGYIVPGIGDAGDRIFGTK, from the coding sequence ATGAACGCCCCCACCAGCCCGAAAGCCGCCGTGCCGTCCAACACGGTCGTCGTCGATCACCCGCTGATCCAGCACAAGCTGACGCTGATGCGCCGCTCGCGCACCCCGGCGAACGAGTTCCGGCTGCTGCTGCGCGAGATCAGCATGCTGCTCGCCTATGAGGTGACGCGCGACATGCCGACCGAGACGATCGAGATCGAGACGCCGCTCACCACGATGCAGGCGCCGATCCTCGCCGGCAAGAAGCTGTGCCTCGTCTCCGTGCTGCGCGCCGGTGGCGGCATTCTGGAGGGCATGCTGGAAATCCTGCCCGCCGCGCGCGTCGGCCATGTCGGGCTCTACCGCGACCCGGTCTCGCTGGCGGCGGTGGAATATTATCTGAAACTGCCGCGCGACATTTCCGAGCGCACCGCCATCGTGCTCGACCCCATGCTCGCCACCGGTAATTCGGCGGCGGCGGCGGTGTCGGAGGTCAAGGCGGCCGGCTGCCAGTCGGTGAAGTTCGTCTGCCTCATCGCCGCGCCGGAAGGGCTGAAGACCCTGCACGACGCCCATCCCGACGTGCCGGTCTACACGGCGGCGGTGGATAGCCACCTCAATGATCACGGCTATATCGTGCCCGGCATCGGCGACGCCGGCGACCGCATCTTCGGCACCAAATAG
- a CDS encoding agmatinase family protein codes for MRRSPTRSRRYAGLTPAPQRLRLHHPNFEIRGMQGWKALEAEEKLSEDGWRKEQQWALDMGLPGADSITDKSIPTFARGELPHFAGINTFMKAPYVENVRDVGKYDAAVLGIPFDSGTTYRPGTRFGPQGIRRISALYTPYNYELGVDLREQMTLCDAGDVFTIPANLEKSFDQISKGVSHVFSSGALPVMLGGDHSIGFPCVRGIAECTSKRIGIIHFDRHIDIQEKDLDERMHTTPWYWATNLPNVSPKNLVQLGIGGWQVPRYGVQEARKRGTNVLTIDDIEKIGLEKAAEIALELAWKDADAVYISFDVDSIDCGFVPGTGWPEPGGFLPREALKILGLVAAEGLCGLEVVEVSPPYDTSDITALFATRVVVEALGSMIAHGKLGAHKHIIDKPVSF; via the coding sequence ATGCGCCGCTCCCCCACCCGCTCCCGCCGCTATGCCGGCCTCACCCCCGCGCCGCAGCGCCTGCGGCTTCATCACCCCAATTTCGAAATCCGGGGCATGCAAGGCTGGAAGGCGCTGGAAGCGGAGGAAAAGCTCTCCGAGGATGGCTGGCGCAAGGAGCAGCAATGGGCGCTCGACATGGGCCTGCCCGGCGCCGATTCCATCACCGACAAGTCGATCCCGACCTTCGCGCGCGGCGAGCTGCCGCATTTCGCCGGCATCAACACCTTCATGAAGGCGCCTTACGTCGAGAATGTCCGCGATGTCGGCAAATACGACGCGGCGGTGCTCGGCATCCCCTTTGACTCTGGGACCACCTACCGCCCCGGCACCCGCTTCGGGCCGCAGGGCATCCGCCGCATCTCCGCGCTCTACACCCCCTATAATTACGAGCTCGGCGTCGACCTGCGCGAACAGATGACGCTATGCGACGCCGGCGACGTGTTCACCATTCCCGCCAATCTGGAAAAGAGCTTCGACCAGATTTCCAAGGGCGTGAGCCACGTCTTCTCCTCCGGCGCTCTGCCGGTGATGCTGGGCGGCGACCATTCCATCGGCTTTCCCTGCGTGCGCGGCATCGCCGAATGCACGTCCAAGCGCATCGGCATCATCCATTTCGACCGCCATATCGACATTCAGGAAAAGGATCTCGACGAGCGCATGCACACCACGCCCTGGTACTGGGCGACGAACCTGCCGAATGTCTCGCCCAAGAACCTCGTCCAGCTCGGCATCGGCGGCTGGCAGGTCCCGCGCTATGGCGTGCAGGAGGCGCGCAAGCGCGGCACCAATGTGCTGACTATCGACGATATCGAGAAGATCGGGCTGGAGAAGGCGGCCGAGATCGCGCTCGAACTCGCTTGGAAGGACGCCGACGCGGTCTATATCTCCTTCGACGTGGACAGCATCGATTGCGGCTTCGTCCCTGGCACCGGCTGGCCGGAACCGGGCGGCTTCCTGCCGCGCGAGGCGCTGAAGATCCTCGGCCTGGTGGCGGCGGAGGGACTGTGCGGGCTGGAAGTGGTGGAAGTCTCTCCGCCCTACGACACTTCCGATATCACCGCCCTGTTCGCCACCCGCGTGGTGGTGGAGGCGCTCGGCTCGATGATCGCCCATGGCAAGCTCGGCGCGCACAAGCACATCATCGACAAGCCGGTGAGTTTCTGA
- the hemA gene encoding 5-aminolevulinate synthase, whose translation MDYAHFFQDAVDTLKNERRYRTFAEIERDTARFPHAIWHTPQGERDIVIWCSNDYLGMGCHPDVVEAMCATARQSGAGAGGTRNISGNSHAVVELEAELADLHGKEAGLVFTSGYVSNQTGIATLAKLIPNCLILSDALNHNSMIEGVRQAGRDKVVFRHNDLAHLEELLRAAGDRPKLVVFESIYSMDGDVAPISAICDLAERYGAMTYLDEVHAVGMYGPRGAGVAERDGVMHRVDVIEGTLGKAFGVVGGYITGTRAVMDAVRSYAPGFIFTTALPPAVAAAAAASVRHLKASAHERTRQQAQVAKVKRALDLAGLPQMVTDTHIVPIMVGDAEACKAASDMLLQDHGIYIQPINYPTVPRGTERLRITPGPFHDDALIAHLAHALSDVWSRLGLGFVKRAQAAE comes from the coding sequence ATGGACTACGCCCACTTCTTCCAGGATGCCGTCGACACGCTCAAGAATGAGCGTCGCTACCGCACCTTCGCCGAAATCGAACGCGACACCGCGCGCTTCCCGCACGCCATCTGGCACACGCCGCAGGGCGAACGCGACATCGTCATCTGGTGCTCGAACGATTATCTCGGCATGGGCTGCCACCCCGATGTGGTGGAAGCGATGTGCGCCACTGCCCGCCAGTCCGGCGCCGGCGCCGGCGGCACCCGCAACATTTCCGGCAATAGCCATGCCGTGGTCGAACTGGAGGCCGAACTCGCCGATCTGCACGGCAAGGAAGCCGGCCTCGTCTTCACCTCCGGCTATGTGTCGAACCAGACCGGCATCGCCACGCTGGCCAAGCTGATCCCGAATTGCCTCATCCTCTCCGACGCACTCAACCACAATTCGATGATCGAGGGCGTGCGCCAGGCCGGGCGCGACAAGGTGGTGTTCCGGCATAACGACCTCGCCCATCTCGAAGAGCTGCTGCGTGCCGCCGGCGACCGACCGAAGCTCGTCGTGTTCGAGAGCATCTATTCCATGGATGGCGATGTCGCCCCCATAAGCGCCATCTGCGATCTCGCCGAGCGCTACGGCGCCATGACCTATCTCGACGAGGTGCACGCAGTCGGCATGTATGGCCCGCGCGGCGCCGGCGTCGCCGAGCGTGACGGGGTCATGCACCGGGTCGATGTGATCGAGGGCACGCTGGGCAAGGCGTTCGGCGTGGTCGGCGGCTACATCACCGGCACGCGCGCGGTGATGGATGCAGTGCGCTCCTATGCGCCCGGCTTCATTTTCACCACCGCCCTGCCGCCGGCGGTGGCGGCGGCGGCGGCGGCCTCGGTGCGCCACCTCAAGGCCTCAGCCCATGAGCGCACCCGCCAGCAGGCGCAGGTCGCCAAGGTGAAGCGGGCGCTGGATCTCGCCGGCCTGCCGCAGATGGTGACCGACACCCATATCGTCCCGATCATGGTCGGCGACGCCGAGGCCTGCAAGGCGGCGAGCGACATGCTGCTTCAGGATCACGGCATCTATATCCAGCCGATCAACTACCCCACCGTGCCGCGCGGCACGGAGCGGCTGCGCATCACCCCCGGCCCGTTCCATGACGATGCGCTGATCGCCCACCTCGCCCATGCGCTGAGCGATGTGTGGAGCCGGCTCGGGCTCGGCTTCGTCAAGCGGGCGCAAGCGGCGGAATAA
- a CDS encoding AbrB family transcriptional regulator, with protein MPLPAFVKSPALRRHAWYVGTLALAFGGGGFFAWLAMPAGWLSGALVATALAALLGAPVGVEKNTRLGVYMILGTSMGSAITPETLRGITTWPVTMGVLVASVPVMMVAVMFYLEKVAGWDRRSAFFAAAPGALSTVLVMAESSGADTRRVVFGQSLRLFVLVALLPAAIGGLGHEPSGTLPITPVVPDMTSFLTSLGVGIFGGLLAERSRFPGGAMVGAMLASALVHGFGLIEGRLPDVFLIIGFVVLGANTGSRFAGTRVATLRHFLVDSLAALAIATAIALAFAVLGAWLSGEPLPKVLVSYVPGALEAMTIMAFVLGMDPAFVAAHHLMRFLGLALAIPVIARLFFGRAEIPSENVEIDKTEPKD; from the coding sequence ATGCCGCTTCCCGCCTTCGTGAAATCCCCCGCCCTCCGCCGCCACGCCTGGTATGTCGGCACGCTCGCCCTGGCCTTCGGCGGCGGCGGCTTCTTCGCCTGGCTCGCCATGCCGGCGGGCTGGCTCTCCGGCGCCTTGGTGGCGACCGCGCTGGCCGCCCTGCTCGGCGCGCCGGTGGGGGTGGAGAAGAACACCCGGCTCGGCGTCTACATGATCCTCGGCACCTCGATGGGCTCGGCCATCACGCCGGAGACGCTGCGTGGCATCACCACCTGGCCGGTGACGATGGGCGTGCTGGTGGCCTCCGTGCCGGTCATGATGGTGGCGGTGATGTTCTATCTGGAGAAGGTTGCCGGCTGGGACCGGCGCAGCGCCTTCTTCGCCGCCGCGCCCGGCGCGCTCTCCACCGTGCTGGTCATGGCGGAAAGCTCCGGCGCCGACACGCGGCGGGTGGTGTTCGGCCAGTCGCTGCGGCTGTTCGTGCTGGTGGCGCTGCTGCCGGCGGCGATCGGCGGGCTGGGGCATGAGCCCTCCGGCACGCTGCCCATCACCCCCGTGGTGCCTGACATGACGAGCTTCCTCACCTCGCTTGGCGTCGGCATTTTCGGCGGGCTGCTCGCCGAGCGCAGCCGTTTTCCCGGCGGCGCCATGGTCGGGGCGATGCTGGCGAGCGCGCTGGTGCACGGCTTCGGGCTGATCGAGGGGCGGCTGCCCGACGTCTTCCTCATCATCGGCTTCGTGGTGCTGGGCGCCAATACCGGCAGCCGCTTCGCCGGCACACGCGTGGCGACGCTGCGCCACTTCCTGGTGGATTCGTTGGCGGCGCTGGCGATCGCCACGGCGATCGCGCTGGCCTTCGCCGTGCTCGGCGCCTGGCTCTCCGGCGAGCCGCTGCCCAAAGTGCTGGTGTCCTATGTGCCCGGCGCGCTGGAGGCGATGACCATCATGGCCTTCGTGCTCGGCATGGACCCGGCCTTCGTCGCCGCGCACCATCTGATGCGCTTCCTCGGCCTTGCCCTGGCGATCCCGGTCATCGCCCGGCTGTTCTTCGGCCGGGCGGAAATCCCCTCCGAAAATGTCGAGATCGACAAGACCGAGCCGAAGGACTGA